One Spirochaeta africana DSM 8902 genomic window carries:
- the gltX gene encoding glutamate--tRNA ligase has protein sequence MSVRVRYAPSPTGMQHIGGIRTALFNYFFARANGGSFVLRIEDTDRERFHPEALQDIYDSFRWLGITWDEGPDRGGEYGPYLQSERVELYRQYAEQLVAAGQAYWAYDTPERLEEMRRQQAESKSKHQGYDRFFRDMDDAEREHYRAQGIPGVIRFKVPLSGETAISDLVLGDISRKNEDVSPDPVLLKSDGYPTYHLANVVDDHLMGITHILRAQEWIPSAPLHVLLYQAFGWEPPQYVHLPMVMGKDGQKLSKRHGSTSLREFIQGGYLPEAIINYVTLLGWSYDDRTEFFTREQLEQLFSADRIAKSAAVFDYKKLEWFNGQYIRAKSDAELKQLLIPILAEAGLIAAAPDAAEQAVLDGAMPLVKERLKFLTDAPEALSFLFRDPQGLTPDELVPKKSDAETTVTALQLALEVLEGFGQLDEEGFDNRFKSLAEQHSIKIGALLMPVRIAVTGSRMSPPLYGSIALLGPDRAIERIRSAIEILQ, from the coding sequence ATGAGTGTACGAGTACGTTACGCACCTTCACCTACCGGGATGCAGCATATCGGCGGCATTCGCACCGCGCTGTTCAACTATTTTTTTGCGCGCGCGAACGGCGGCAGCTTTGTATTGCGTATCGAGGACACCGACCGTGAGCGGTTTCACCCCGAGGCACTGCAGGACATCTACGACTCCTTTCGCTGGCTCGGGATTACCTGGGACGAGGGGCCGGACCGTGGCGGCGAGTACGGACCGTACCTGCAGTCCGAGCGCGTCGAACTGTACCGGCAGTATGCCGAACAGCTGGTCGCGGCCGGGCAGGCCTACTGGGCCTATGACACCCCGGAGCGGCTGGAAGAGATGCGTCGCCAACAGGCCGAAAGCAAATCCAAGCATCAGGGCTATGATCGCTTCTTTCGGGACATGGATGATGCCGAGCGCGAGCACTATCGTGCGCAGGGAATCCCCGGGGTTATCCGCTTCAAGGTGCCGCTGAGCGGTGAGACCGCGATCAGTGATCTGGTGCTGGGAGATATCTCCCGGAAAAACGAGGATGTCAGTCCCGATCCGGTGCTGCTCAAGTCCGATGGCTACCCGACCTATCACCTGGCCAATGTGGTGGATGATCATCTTATGGGTATTACCCATATCCTGCGGGCCCAGGAATGGATACCCTCGGCCCCGCTGCATGTGCTGCTGTACCAGGCCTTTGGCTGGGAGCCGCCGCAGTATGTCCATCTGCCGATGGTGATGGGCAAGGACGGGCAGAAGCTGTCAAAGCGTCATGGCTCCACCAGCCTGCGCGAGTTTATCCAGGGCGGCTATCTTCCCGAGGCGATCATCAACTATGTAACCCTGCTCGGCTGGTCGTACGACGACCGTACCGAGTTCTTTACCCGTGAGCAGCTGGAACAGCTGTTTTCGGCCGACCGGATTGCCAAATCCGCGGCGGTATTTGACTACAAGAAGCTTGAATGGTTTAACGGGCAGTACATTAGAGCCAAAAGCGATGCCGAGCTGAAGCAGCTGCTGATCCCGATCCTGGCCGAGGCCGGGTTGATCGCTGCTGCACCCGATGCTGCCGAGCAGGCTGTTCTGGACGGTGCCATGCCGCTGGTCAAGGAGCGCCTGAAGTTCCTGACCGACGCGCCGGAAGCGCTGTCGTTTCTGTTTCGTGATCCGCAGGGGCTGACCCCTGATGAGCTTGTCCCGAAAAAAAGCGATGCTGAAACAACCGTTACCGCCCTGCAGCTCGCCCTTGAGGTGCTGGAGGGATTCGGTCAGCTGGATGAAGAGGGGTTTGATAACCGCTTCAAATCCCTGGCTGAGCAGCACAGCATCAAGATCGGGGCGTTGCTGATGCCGGTACGTATCGCGGTAACCGGCTCACGGATGTCGCCGCCGTTGTACGGCAGTATCGCCCTTTTAGGCCCCGATCGTGCCATTGAACGCATTCGCAGTGCTATAGAAATTCTGCAATAA
- a CDS encoding pyridoxal phosphate-dependent aminotransferase → MIDNIYKSQKLADVCYDIRGPVMEEARRLEEEGFRVLKLNIGNPAPFGFDAPDELFHDVILNMRNAQGYSDSKGLFSARKAVMQHYQKRGLLDVQIDDIYIGNGVSELISMSMNALLNNGDEVLIPAPDYPLWTASVSLSGGTPVHYMCDEQSDWQPDVADIEKKITDKTRALVVINPNNPTGSVYSRDVLQQLYNLAARHKLMLFADEIYDKILYDDAEHVSLATLGEEVFCVTFNGLSKAYRAAGFRSGWMLLSGPKLRARDYIDGLDILANMRLCSNVPAQYAIQASLGGYQSINDLVLPGGRLREQRDLAYRLLTDIPGVTCVKPRGALYLFPRLDPEKLPIANDQEFILRLLIEKRLLLVQGSGFNWPGTDHVRVVFLPDKDTLIDAIGRLRDFIGKYQGDL, encoded by the coding sequence GTGATTGACAATATTTATAAATCGCAAAAGCTGGCAGATGTCTGTTACGACATCCGTGGTCCGGTCATGGAGGAGGCCCGCCGACTGGAGGAAGAGGGCTTCCGGGTTCTGAAGCTCAATATCGGTAATCCCGCGCCGTTCGGATTCGATGCTCCCGACGAGCTTTTTCATGATGTCATTCTGAATATGCGCAATGCCCAGGGTTATAGCGACAGCAAGGGGCTGTTTTCTGCCCGCAAAGCGGTTATGCAGCATTATCAGAAGCGCGGGCTGCTGGATGTACAGATCGATGACATCTACATCGGCAACGGGGTAAGCGAGCTCATATCGATGTCGATGAATGCGCTGCTGAACAACGGGGATGAGGTTCTGATCCCCGCACCGGATTATCCGCTCTGGACGGCATCGGTTTCGCTGTCTGGTGGTACACCGGTGCATTATATGTGCGATGAGCAAAGTGACTGGCAGCCTGATGTAGCCGATATCGAAAAAAAGATCACCGACAAAACCCGGGCACTGGTGGTTATTAACCCGAACAATCCGACCGGTTCGGTCTACAGTCGGGATGTGCTGCAGCAGCTGTATAACCTGGCGGCCAGACACAAGCTGATGCTGTTCGCGGACGAGATCTATGACAAGATTCTGTACGATGATGCCGAGCATGTTTCGCTGGCTACCCTGGGTGAAGAGGTTTTCTGTGTGACCTTTAACGGCCTGTCCAAGGCCTACCGCGCAGCCGGGTTCCGTTCCGGCTGGATGCTTCTGAGCGGTCCCAAGCTGCGAGCACGGGATTACATCGATGGTCTGGATATCCTGGCAAATATGCGACTCTGCAGTAACGTGCCGGCCCAGTATGCCATACAGGCATCGCTGGGGGGATATCAGAGTATAAACGACCTGGTGCTGCCGGGTGGCCGCCTGCGTGAACAGCGCGATCTGGCCTACCGTTTGCTCACCGACATCCCGGGGGTAACCTGTGTCAAGCCGCGGGGTGCCTTGTATCTCTTTCCCCGCCTGGATCCGGAAAAGCTGCCGATTGCCAACGATCAGGAGTTTATCCTGCGGCTGCTTATCGAGAAGCGTCTTTTACTGGTGCAGGGCAGCGGATTCAACTGGCCGGGTACCGACCATGTGCGGGTGGTGTTCCTGCCGGACAAGGATACCCTGATCGATGCTATCGGCAGACTGCGGGATTTTATCGGAAAGTACCAGGGGGATCTCTAA
- the clpA gene encoding ATP-dependent Clp protease ATP-binding subunit ClpA → MHIHAEVQEILNHAYQEAKNRRHEYLTPEHVLYAATHFEITCYILEKAGADPQEIREALDAHLAETVPQVDEQEPGQTLGFQNIIERAVFHCQAAGKEEVDVGEILVAIFDEQESFAAYFIQQAGIRRIDILEVVAHGMDAIEEEEPGEPDGFAEDPDEDDSPRRRKRDPLERFTDDLTRQAREGKLEPLIGRVDILERTVQVLCRRMKNNPVHLGDPGVGKTAITEGLAQAIIEERVPPVLRDYTVLSLDMGALLAGTRFRGDFEERLKAVISALQKKEKVILFIDEIHTIVGAGAVSGGSMDASNMLKPALAKGSLRVIGSTTYEEYRRHFEKDRALTRRFQKIEVAEPSEAEAVEILSGIAGKYEEFHEVRFTRSALQAAVHLSALYITERCLPDKAIDVIDECGAYTRIKQLHQHADGPVEIGEELIEQVVARIAKIPERRVSTHEKERLQDLDQQLKTRIFGQEQAVDTVVQAVKRARAGFRAQGKPVASLLFVGATGVGKTELSRALADELGVALHRFDMSEYQEKHTVSRLIGSPPGYVGYEEGGLLTDAVRKTPHAVVLLDEIEKAHSDIYNILLQIMDYATLTDNSGRKADFRNVILIMTSNAGARDIGRAMIGFGDTVVTASAIDDAVEKIFSPEFRNRLDKVVVFERLPQTVVEDIVRKEIRDFADQTAEKQITIIASDAAVEYIAAQAYSPDFGARFVGRYIEEHIKTPLVDEVLFGRLHDGGSVEIEYVQGELKFCFTDSD, encoded by the coding sequence ATGCATATACACGCCGAGGTTCAGGAAATCCTGAATCACGCCTACCAGGAAGCCAAGAATCGTCGCCATGAGTATCTTACGCCGGAGCACGTCCTGTATGCGGCCACCCATTTCGAGATTACCTGCTATATTCTGGAGAAGGCAGGAGCCGATCCCCAGGAAATCCGTGAAGCCCTTGATGCTCACCTGGCGGAGACAGTCCCGCAGGTGGATGAGCAGGAACCCGGACAGACCCTTGGATTTCAGAATATTATCGAACGAGCTGTTTTCCACTGTCAGGCAGCCGGCAAGGAGGAGGTTGATGTCGGCGAGATCCTGGTGGCTATATTCGATGAACAGGAGTCGTTTGCTGCCTACTTCATTCAGCAAGCCGGGATTCGACGGATCGACATCCTCGAGGTTGTAGCTCACGGCATGGATGCCATCGAGGAAGAAGAACCCGGGGAGCCGGACGGATTTGCGGAGGATCCGGATGAGGACGACAGCCCGCGCCGGCGCAAGCGTGACCCTCTGGAACGATTTACTGATGATCTGACCCGACAGGCTCGAGAGGGAAAGCTTGAGCCACTCATCGGCAGGGTTGATATCCTGGAGCGTACTGTTCAGGTCCTGTGTCGTCGCATGAAGAACAACCCCGTGCATCTGGGGGATCCAGGGGTTGGCAAGACCGCCATTACCGAGGGTTTGGCGCAGGCTATTATCGAGGAGCGGGTACCACCGGTGCTGCGTGACTACACCGTGCTGTCCCTCGATATGGGAGCCTTGCTGGCCGGCACACGATTTCGCGGCGACTTTGAGGAGCGCCTGAAAGCCGTTATTTCCGCCCTGCAGAAAAAGGAAAAGGTTATTCTGTTCATCGATGAGATCCATACCATTGTGGGGGCCGGTGCGGTATCCGGCGGATCAATGGATGCCTCCAACATGCTCAAACCGGCGCTTGCCAAGGGGAGCCTGCGGGTGATCGGCTCAACAACCTACGAGGAGTATCGTCGGCATTTCGAGAAGGATCGTGCCTTGACCAGGCGATTCCAGAAGATCGAGGTTGCCGAACCAAGCGAGGCCGAGGCCGTGGAAATCCTGTCCGGTATTGCCGGCAAGTACGAGGAATTCCACGAGGTGAGGTTTACCCGATCAGCCCTGCAGGCTGCGGTACATCTCTCCGCACTGTATATCACCGAGCGCTGCCTGCCCGACAAGGCAATCGACGTAATCGATGAGTGCGGCGCCTATACCAGGATCAAGCAGTTGCATCAGCACGCCGATGGGCCGGTCGAAATCGGCGAGGAACTGATCGAGCAGGTAGTAGCGCGTATTGCCAAAATACCCGAGCGACGCGTCAGTACGCACGAGAAGGAACGCCTGCAGGATCTGGATCAGCAGTTGAAAACCCGGATCTTCGGGCAGGAACAGGCCGTGGATACTGTGGTACAGGCAGTGAAGCGTGCCCGGGCAGGTTTTCGGGCCCAGGGGAAGCCGGTTGCCTCGCTGCTTTTCGTCGGGGCTACCGGGGTCGGTAAGACCGAGCTCTCGCGAGCCCTGGCCGATGAGCTTGGGGTTGCCTTGCACCGGTTCGATATGAGTGAGTACCAGGAAAAGCATACCGTCTCCCGCCTGATCGGCAGTCCACCGGGCTATGTCGGCTACGAAGAGGGTGGGCTTCTGACCGATGCAGTGCGAAAAACACCGCACGCCGTGGTATTGCTGGATGAAATCGAAAAAGCCCACAGCGATATCTATAACATCCTGCTGCAGATAATGGATTACGCTACCTTGACCGACAACAGTGGCCGCAAGGCGGACTTTCGCAATGTTATCCTCATAATGACATCCAACGCCGGCGCCCGTGATATCGGTCGCGCGATGATCGGGTTTGGTGATACCGTGGTTACCGCCTCTGCTATAGATGATGCGGTTGAAAAGATCTTTTCGCCCGAGTTTCGTAACCGCCTGGACAAGGTGGTAGTGTTTGAACGCCTGCCGCAGACCGTGGTTGAGGACATCGTACGCAAGGAGATCCGCGATTTCGCCGATCAGACCGCTGAAAAGCAGATAACCATTATCGCCTCGGATGCAGCGGTCGAGTATATCGCGGCCCAGGCGTACTCGCCGGATTTCGGTGCAAGATTTGTCGGACGTTACATAGAGGAACACATCAAGACCCCACTGGTGGATGAGGTTCTGTTTGGCCGATTGCACGATGGCGGCTCGGTGGAAATCGAGTATGTACAGGGTGAGCTCAAGTTTTGTTTTACGGACAGTGACTGA
- a CDS encoding glycine--tRNA ligase, producing the protein MSKKPQVKNKEMDNIVSLAKRRGFIFPSSEIYGGLSSAWDYGPLGVQLKNNLEQFWWREMTQLHDNIVGIDAAIMMHPRVWEASGHVENFSDLMVEDTVTNERFRFDLLPEECQQEMKSPKGNPLSEPRQFNLMFATHMGPVADAGSKVYLRPETAQGIYVNFKNVAQTSRVKVPFGIAQVGKAFRNEIVTKNFIFRTCEFEQLEMQYFVHPKEDEKWFEFWKEQRINYYDKLGIRRDKLRFHQHGPDELAHYAKDAFDIEYEFPFGWKELEGIHNRTDFDLSRHSEFSGKDLTYLDDQTSERYLPYIIETSAGLTRGVLMALCDAYEEQELEGGDSRTVLHLHPRIAPITVAVFPLVKKDGLAELARDLERELREDFSTFYDQSGAIGRRYRRQDEVGTPFCITVDYDTKEDNSVTLRYRDSMEQVRVPITELVGTIKQAVKEYRRV; encoded by the coding sequence ATGAGCAAGAAACCCCAGGTCAAGAACAAGGAAATGGACAATATCGTATCGCTGGCCAAGCGCCGGGGATTTATCTTTCCCTCCTCGGAGATTTATGGCGGGCTGTCGTCGGCCTGGGACTACGGTCCGCTGGGGGTGCAGCTCAAGAACAATCTCGAACAGTTCTGGTGGCGGGAAATGACCCAGCTGCATGACAACATTGTCGGGATTGATGCCGCTATCATGATGCATCCGCGGGTCTGGGAAGCCAGTGGTCATGTGGAAAACTTCTCCGACTTGATGGTCGAGGATACCGTGACCAACGAGCGCTTCCGCTTTGATCTGCTGCCGGAGGAATGTCAGCAGGAAATGAAAAGCCCCAAGGGCAATCCGCTGTCGGAACCCCGCCAGTTCAACCTGATGTTTGCTACCCACATGGGACCGGTTGCCGATGCCGGATCCAAGGTATATCTGCGCCCCGAAACCGCCCAGGGGATCTATGTGAACTTCAAGAATGTGGCCCAGACCTCACGGGTAAAGGTGCCGTTCGGGATTGCTCAGGTCGGCAAGGCCTTTCGTAACGAGATTGTGACCAAGAACTTCATTTTTCGTACCTGCGAGTTTGAACAGCTGGAGATGCAGTATTTTGTGCATCCCAAAGAGGACGAGAAGTGGTTCGAGTTCTGGAAGGAACAGCGGATCAACTACTACGACAAGCTGGGCATCCGACGCGACAAGCTGCGGTTCCACCAGCACGGGCCTGATGAGCTTGCCCACTACGCAAAGGACGCCTTCGATATCGAGTACGAGTTCCCCTTTGGCTGGAAGGAGCTCGAGGGTATCCATAATCGTACCGATTTTGACCTGAGTCGCCACAGCGAATTTTCCGGCAAGGACTTGACCTATCTGGATGACCAGACCAGTGAGCGCTATCTCCCGTATATTATCGAAACCTCGGCCGGGCTGACCCGCGGGGTGCTGATGGCTCTGTGTGACGCCTACGAGGAGCAGGAGCTCGAGGGCGGCGACAGCCGTACCGTGCTGCACCTGCATCCGCGTATCGCCCCGATCACGGTGGCGGTATTCCCGCTGGTAAAAAAGGATGGACTGGCTGAGCTTGCTCGCGATCTTGAACGTGAACTTCGCGAGGATTTCTCTACCTTTTACGATCAGAGCGGGGCAATCGGTCGGCGCTACCGTCGACAGGACGAGGTTGGCACCCCGTTCTGTATTACGGTAGATTACGACACCAAGGAAGACAACTCGGTAACCCTGCGCTATCGTGACAGCATGGAGCAGGTACGGGTGCCGATCACCGAGCTGGTGGGGACCATCAAACAGGCTGTGAAGGAGTACCGGCGTGTCTGA
- the aat gene encoding leucyl/phenylalanyl-tRNA--protein transferase has translation MPDAAHDYTPLAGYPSLPTDPVPPELYYAMPVPAAAEGTEIWYSGGDLSPTALAAAYRQGFFPWEGDPLGWCAPDPRFVIFPDTWHVSRSLRREMRKTDWMVTVDHAPRSVVQACMSISRPGQPGSWLTPAMVEAYSAFADHGYMHSAEVWEGQELVGGLYGVLIGSIFVGDSMFSRRSGASRVGFATFAEYLWRAGVRMIDCQVRTDYLARFGAVEIPRRRYMQQLRQLRTHPLQLRQCSLLPHLAAATLLRRSS, from the coding sequence ATGCCTGATGCTGCACACGACTATACCCCGCTGGCGGGATACCCATCCCTGCCGACCGATCCGGTTCCGCCGGAGTTGTATTACGCTATGCCTGTCCCGGCTGCAGCCGAGGGGACCGAGATCTGGTATAGCGGCGGTGACCTGTCGCCGACCGCATTAGCCGCAGCCTATCGGCAGGGCTTTTTTCCCTGGGAGGGAGATCCGCTGGGCTGGTGTGCTCCCGATCCACGCTTTGTTATCTTTCCTGATACCTGGCATGTATCCCGCTCGCTGCGGCGCGAGATGCGCAAAACCGACTGGATGGTAACCGTTGATCATGCTCCGCGCAGTGTAGTGCAGGCGTGTATGTCGATCTCCCGTCCCGGGCAGCCTGGCAGCTGGCTCACCCCGGCTATGGTGGAGGCATATTCGGCGTTTGCTGATCATGGCTACATGCACAGTGCCGAGGTATGGGAAGGGCAGGAGCTTGTTGGCGGGTTGTACGGGGTGCTCATTGGTTCGATATTCGTGGGAGATTCGATGTTCTCCCGGCGATCCGGGGCTTCCAGGGTAGGGTTTGCGACCTTTGCCGAGTATCTCTGGCGAGCCGGGGTCAGGATGATCGACTGCCAGGTCAGAACCGATTACCTGGCCCGTTTCGGGGCGGTGGAGATTCCCCGCCGCCGCTACATGCAGCAGCTGCGACAGTTGCGTACGCACCCGCTGCAGCTGCGACAGTGCAGCCTGCTGCCTCACCTGGCTGCGGCTACTTTGTTGCGGCGATCTTCTTGA
- the tyrS gene encoding tyrosine--tRNA ligase has protein sequence MSEAAKGSDALRVLEERGFIQQCTDREAVEKLLDAGPVTFYCGFDPTGHSLHAGHMIPLYAMAHLANAGHRPVALVGGGTARIGDPSGKTEMRKMLTVEQIQANAHSIGQQIKAFLDQAVGRGDAVTMVDNADWLAGLNYIEFLRDIGKHFSVNRMLTFEAYKQRLETGLTFIEFNYQLLQSYDFHVLSRDHGVRLQIGGDDQWGNIVAGIDLVRRLGGPELFGLTMPLVTRADGKKMGKSEKGAVFLNPDLFAPYDFFQYWRNVPDADVRKFLLLYTFLPVAEINELTNCEGQALNAAKERLAYELTALVHGSATADEALAGARAAFGGQGSREHVPSSELATSELEGGIAAVELYVSVGLCKSKGEARRLIQQGGARINDRKITDVEAQIGTDAVQDGELLLRAGKKRVHRIVVR, from the coding sequence GTGTCTGAGGCAGCAAAAGGCAGTGATGCCCTGCGGGTACTGGAAGAGCGGGGATTTATCCAGCAGTGTACTGACCGCGAGGCAGTCGAGAAGCTGCTGGATGCCGGACCGGTGACATTCTACTGCGGGTTTGATCCGACCGGCCACAGCCTGCATGCGGGCCACATGATCCCGCTGTATGCTATGGCGCATCTGGCCAACGCCGGGCACCGTCCGGTGGCCCTGGTCGGCGGGGGTACGGCCCGCATCGGGGACCCCTCCGGCAAGACCGAGATGCGCAAGATGCTCACGGTGGAACAGATTCAGGCGAATGCACACAGCATCGGCCAGCAGATAAAGGCCTTCCTGGATCAGGCGGTGGGACGAGGTGATGCGGTAACCATGGTCGACAATGCCGACTGGCTGGCCGGCCTCAATTATATCGAGTTTCTGCGGGATATCGGCAAGCATTTCTCGGTGAACCGGATGCTGACCTTCGAAGCCTACAAGCAGCGCCTGGAAACCGGGTTGACCTTTATCGAGTTCAACTATCAACTGCTGCAAAGCTATGATTTCCATGTCCTGAGCCGGGATCATGGGGTGCGCCTGCAGATTGGCGGCGACGACCAGTGGGGCAACATTGTTGCCGGCATCGATCTGGTTCGCCGACTGGGCGGACCGGAGCTGTTTGGTCTTACCATGCCGCTGGTGACACGCGCCGACGGGAAAAAGATGGGCAAGTCCGAGAAGGGGGCGGTGTTCCTGAACCCCGATCTGTTTGCCCCGTACGACTTTTTCCAGTACTGGCGCAATGTCCCGGACGCAGATGTACGCAAGTTCCTGCTGCTGTATACATTCCTGCCGGTTGCGGAGATCAACGAGCTGACGAATTGCGAGGGGCAGGCCCTGAATGCCGCCAAGGAGCGACTGGCCTATGAGCTTACTGCTCTGGTGCATGGTAGCGCCACCGCCGACGAGGCGCTGGCGGGTGCCCGTGCTGCATTTGGCGGGCAGGGCAGTCGTGAGCATGTTCCCTCAAGCGAGCTGGCGACGTCCGAGCTGGAAGGGGGGATTGCGGCGGTCGAGCTGTATGTATCGGTCGGGCTGTGCAAGTCCAAGGGAGAGGCCCGGCGGCTGATCCAGCAGGGCGGGGCCCGCATTAACGACCGCAAGATCACCGATGTCGAGGCGCAGATCGGCACCGACGCGGTGCAGGATGGCGAGCTGCTGCTGCGCGCCGGCAAGAAACGCGTACACCGGATTGTCGTTCGGTAG
- a CDS encoding HD-GYP domain-containing protein — protein MTKILVNTLRAGKYYNQPVYLDDKYILFSPETPLNDEVLNRLKRWSIDYIYSDGEPLDDRHSGSHEEADDNGEQMITGLESEISDSSGSGDSQRFFVESLNFLERVFSIYVKQGSVSFSEVTDQVKKIIEQVNARRQYMLRITEFNADSHNYIVVHSVKATILAVAIGTTMRMPNHKLIELGTATLMHEIGMIKLPSQIYMSNKMLNQTEKKAITAHTVLGYKTLKQNSFPMSVCLGVLECRENVDGTGYPRGLTGDRISSYGKIINIASTYAALTSKRPFRGAFNGHSSIMDMLKRKGTMYDENALRVLILILSVYPLGTYVLLQNGCRGMVVETNEGNYRAPKVRILVGPNDSKQQDHMVVNTEASNYGIVRPLSNEEISKVKKIAATK, from the coding sequence ATGACTAAAATCCTGGTAAACACGCTCCGTGCGGGGAAATATTACAATCAGCCGGTATACCTGGATGATAAATACATCCTGTTCTCGCCGGAAACCCCGCTCAATGATGAGGTCCTTAACCGTCTCAAGCGCTGGAGCATTGACTACATCTATTCCGACGGGGAGCCGCTGGACGACCGCCATTCCGGAAGCCATGAGGAGGCCGACGACAATGGTGAGCAGATGATCACCGGGCTGGAGTCGGAGATCTCGGACAGCTCTGGCAGCGGCGACAGTCAGCGCTTTTTTGTCGAGAGCCTGAATTTCCTGGAGCGGGTTTTCTCTATCTATGTGAAACAGGGCAGTGTTTCGTTCTCCGAGGTTACCGATCAGGTCAAGAAGATTATCGAGCAGGTCAATGCCCGCCGACAGTACATGCTGCGGATCACCGAGTTCAACGCCGACTCACACAACTACATTGTGGTTCACTCGGTCAAGGCAACTATACTGGCAGTGGCCATAGGAACCACCATGCGCATGCCAAATCACAAGCTGATCGAGCTGGGTACCGCGACCCTGATGCACGAGATAGGCATGATCAAACTGCCGTCCCAGATCTACATGAGCAACAAGATGCTGAACCAGACCGAGAAGAAGGCAATCACCGCCCACACCGTGCTGGGTTATAAAACACTCAAACAGAATTCGTTTCCGATGAGTGTCTGCCTCGGGGTACTGGAGTGCCGCGAGAACGTCGATGGCACCGGATATCCCCGCGGTCTTACCGGCGACCGGATCAGCAGTTATGGCAAGATCATCAACATTGCCAGTACCTACGCCGCCCTTACCTCGAAACGGCCATTCCGCGGGGCCTTCAACGGCCACTCGAGCATTATGGACATGCTCAAGCGCAAGGGCACCATGTACGACGAGAACGCGCTGCGGGTTCTGATTCTGATTCTGTCGGTGTATCCCCTGGGAACCTACGTCCTGCTGCAAAACGGCTGTCGTGGCATGGTGGTGGAGACCAACGAAGGGAACTACCGTGCGCCAAAGGTTCGCATTTTGGTAGGACCGAATGACAGTAAACAGCAGGATCACATGGTGGTGAACACCGAGGCCAGTAACTACGGAATTGTCCGTCCACTCTCTAATGAGGAGATCTCCAAGGTCAAGAAGATCGCCGCAACAAAGTAG